In Thioalkalivibrio paradoxus ARh 1, the following are encoded in one genomic region:
- a CDS encoding roadblock/LC7 domain-containing protein has translation MRADMLDSILKDLNGTSADIEASAVISTDGLMMAALLPAGMDEDRVGAMSAAMLSLGERTAQELARGTMEQVLVKGNKGYILMTGAGSEAVLTVLSKPNAKLGLIFLDVKRAAESIVDVI, from the coding sequence ATGCGCGCAGATATGTTGGATTCGATCCTGAAAGACCTAAATGGTACCTCGGCAGATATCGAGGCATCCGCGGTAATTTCCACGGATGGACTCATGATGGCTGCGCTCCTGCCGGCGGGCATGGATGAGGATCGTGTGGGCGCAATGAGTGCGGCGATGCTTTCTCTTGGGGAAAGGACGGCGCAGGAGTTGGCGCGTGGGACGATGGAGCAGGTTCTGGTCAAAGGGAACAAGGGGTACATCCTGATGACGGGGGCCGGTAGCGAGGCCGTATTGACCGTGCTATCGAAGCCCAATGCCAAGCTCGGGCTGATTTTTCTGGATGTGAAGCGCGCCGCCGAGAGCATCGTTGACGTGATCTGA
- a CDS encoding PAS domain-containing protein, translated as MNPEDIQGPYQEVTLQLYGVGPRRVLWVDEEVPFPDGRLIVSRTDLKGVITHCNASFVAMSGYSREELIGAEHSILRHPDMPAIAFKGLWDDVEAGKSWHGYVKNLRKDGKFYWVHAAVVPNIRGGKVVGYTSVRRKPSRHKVDEASELYKKLLAEEKGQ; from the coding sequence ATGAACCCCGAGGACATTCAGGGTCCGTATCAGGAAGTAACTCTTCAATTGTACGGTGTGGGCCCGCGCAGGGTCTTGTGGGTAGACGAGGAAGTTCCGTTTCCGGATGGTCGATTGATCGTCTCGAGGACCGACCTGAAGGGGGTCATCACTCATTGCAATGCCTCGTTTGTTGCAATGTCGGGCTATTCCAGAGAGGAGTTGATCGGGGCGGAGCATAGTATTCTGCGGCACCCGGATATGCCAGCCATTGCGTTCAAGGGCCTGTGGGACGATGTCGAGGCGGGCAAGAGCTGGCATGGCTATGTAAAGAATCTGCGCAAGGATGGGAAATTCTACTGGGTTCACGCTGCGGTGGTTCCCAATATCCGCGGGGGGAAGGTGGTTGGGTACACATCGGTGCGCCGAAAGCCATCGCGGCACAAGGTGGACGAGGCGAGCGAGTTGTACAAGAAGCTTCTGGCCGAGGAGAAAGGGCAATGA
- a CDS encoding phosphate/phosphite/phosphonate ABC transporter substrate-binding protein — translation MNDIVQMTASPDFPTKRIPGWFFLNTWLQKALETRIHLEIYQDFEQQREAIQSGRVDIIYANPFDAAMLVREQNFVPLVRPSGRSDECIVAVAAQSPIQAVEDLKPGCRLVRTADPDVNLVGMILLEPADLHEGNVKVEQVESYPLVAKALLRGNADVGFFLEESYDELTGLVRNEMRPLVRSQIFDIWHVLLVGPRLSERHEEIRQVLLGMANDPSGADILKELGFSSWENVEHEDTEFMIDLMDTLKIS, via the coding sequence ATGAACGATATCGTGCAGATGACCGCAAGTCCTGATTTCCCGACCAAGCGCATCCCCGGCTGGTTTTTCCTCAATACTTGGCTTCAGAAAGCGCTTGAGACGCGCATACATCTTGAGATTTACCAGGATTTTGAGCAACAGCGCGAAGCCATTCAGTCCGGTCGTGTGGACATCATCTACGCCAACCCGTTCGATGCCGCGATGCTGGTGCGCGAGCAGAATTTTGTCCCGCTCGTACGGCCGTCGGGACGCAGTGACGAATGCATCGTGGCAGTGGCTGCGCAATCGCCGATCCAGGCCGTGGAAGACCTGAAGCCTGGATGCCGATTGGTACGTACGGCCGATCCGGACGTCAACCTGGTAGGGATGATCCTGCTCGAGCCGGCCGATCTCCACGAGGGAAATGTCAAGGTAGAGCAGGTGGAAAGCTATCCGCTGGTTGCCAAGGCCTTGTTGCGCGGAAACGCAGATGTAGGGTTCTTTCTCGAAGAATCCTATGACGAGCTGACCGGGCTGGTTCGCAACGAAATGCGGCCGCTGGTCAGGAGCCAGATTTTCGACATCTGGCATGTCCTTCTGGTGGGGCCGCGATTGAGTGAGCGCCACGAGGAGATACGCCAGGTTCTGTTGGGCATGGCCAACGACCCAAGCGGCGCGGATATCCTGAAGGAACTCGGGTTTTCTTCCTGGGAGAACGTGGAGCACGAAGACACCGAGTTCATGATCGACTTGATGGATACGCTCAAGATTTCCTGA
- the ispB gene encoding octaprenyl diphosphate synthase, translating into MSMSAIPTIAADDMQAVDQCIRERLASPVALINQLSHYIVRSGGKRLRPLLAVLAARSCGYEGPHHVTLAAVVEFIHTATLLHDDVVDASELRRGQETANQLFGNEAAVLVGDFLYSRAFEMMVDVGSMRVMEILAHATNVIAEGEVMQLMNCHDADVDEARYMEVIRSKTAKLFEAACQLGAILAGRPEPEEQALARYGMHLGTAFQLIDDVLDYSADSDVTGKRMGDDLAEGKPTLPLIEALRIAPPEGQALIRGAIESGGRDHVDRILAIVRDSGALDYARTCAEAEVSAAIAALDRLPPSPHRDALTQLARFAVERDH; encoded by the coding sequence ATGTCCATGAGCGCCATCCCAACCATCGCTGCAGACGACATGCAGGCGGTCGATCAGTGCATCCGCGAGCGCCTTGCCTCGCCGGTGGCGCTGATCAATCAGCTCTCGCACTATATTGTCCGCAGCGGCGGCAAACGCCTGCGCCCATTGCTCGCGGTGCTCGCCGCGCGCAGTTGCGGTTACGAGGGCCCGCACCATGTGACGCTCGCCGCCGTGGTCGAGTTCATCCATACCGCAACCCTGCTGCACGACGACGTCGTCGACGCCTCGGAGTTACGTCGGGGCCAGGAAACGGCCAATCAGCTGTTCGGCAACGAGGCAGCGGTCTTGGTCGGCGATTTCCTGTACTCGCGGGCCTTCGAAATGATGGTCGATGTCGGCTCGATGCGCGTGATGGAGATCCTGGCGCACGCGACCAACGTGATCGCCGAGGGCGAGGTGATGCAGCTGATGAACTGTCACGACGCGGACGTCGACGAAGCGCGCTACATGGAGGTCATCCGGTCCAAGACCGCGAAACTGTTCGAGGCCGCGTGCCAGCTCGGGGCCATACTGGCCGGCAGGCCGGAGCCGGAGGAACAGGCGCTGGCCCGCTACGGCATGCACCTCGGCACCGCATTCCAGCTGATCGACGACGTGCTCGACTATTCCGCCGACAGCGACGTGACCGGCAAGCGGATGGGCGACGACCTCGCCGAGGGCAAGCCCACGCTGCCGCTGATCGAGGCCCTGCGCATTGCCCCCCCCGAAGGCCAGGCCCTGATCCGCGGCGCAATCGAGTCGGGCGGCCGGGATCATGTCGACCGCATTCTTGCGATCGTGCGCGACAGCGGCGCGCTCGACTACGCGCGAACGTGCGCCGAGGCCGAGGTGTCGGCAGCGATCGCCGCCCTCGACCGTCTGCCGCCCTCGCCGCACCGCGACGCGCTGACCCAACTCGCTCGCTTCGCGGTGGAACGCGACCACTGA
- the rplU gene encoding 50S ribosomal protein L21, producing the protein MYAIIATGGKQYRVAEGDLIRIEKLEADVGSTVDFDRVLMVGEGEDVRVGAPLVEGGKVTATVESHGRGDKVRIIKFRRRKHHRKQMGHRQYYTAVRITGIAG; encoded by the coding sequence ATGTACGCGATCATCGCAACGGGTGGAAAGCAGTATCGGGTGGCCGAAGGCGACCTGATCCGGATCGAGAAGCTCGAGGCCGACGTCGGTTCGACCGTCGATTTCGACCGGGTTCTGATGGTCGGTGAGGGCGAGGACGTGCGTGTCGGAGCTCCGCTGGTCGAAGGCGGCAAGGTCACGGCCACCGTGGAATCCCACGGGCGCGGGGACAAGGTGCGCATCATCAAGTTTCGGCGCCGCAAGCATCATCGCAAGCAGATGGGGCACCGCCAGTACTACACGGCCGTGCGCATCACCGGCATCGCCGGGTAA
- the rpmA gene encoding 50S ribosomal protein L27, whose translation MAHKKAGGSTRNGRDSESKRLGVKRFGGQQVRAGNILVRQRGTQFHAGENVGCGKDHTLFAKADGEVVFKVGGPRNRRYVSVQPQQ comes from the coding sequence ATGGCACACAAGAAGGCAGGCGGCAGTACTCGTAACGGCCGCGATTCCGAGAGCAAGCGCCTGGGCGTGAAGCGCTTCGGCGGCCAGCAGGTCCGGGCCGGCAATATCCTGGTCCGCCAGCGCGGAACGCAGTTCCATGCGGGCGAGAACGTGGGTTGCGGCAAGGATCATACGCTGTTCGCGAAAGCCGACGGCGAGGTCGTGTTCAAGGTCGGCGGCCCGCGCAACCGGCGCTACGTGAGCGTACAGCCGCAACAGTAA
- the cgtA gene encoding Obg family GTPase CgtA, with translation MKFIDEATITVKAGDGGNGCVSFRREKYIPFGGPDGGDGGDGGSVWLVGDSGLNTLADFRFQRRFEAERGENGHGRNRTGRSGVDLEVPVPVGTQVFDAETGEMIGDVTRPGQRLLVAQGGFHGLGNTRYKSSTNRAPRQSKPGTPGDLRSLKLELKVLADVGLLGLPNAGKSTLLQQVSAAEPKIADYPFTTLHPQLGVVRVGPTQSFVMADIPGLIEGAAEGAGLGIRFLKHLARTRLLLHLVDVAPPDPDLDPLEAVDTVVAELEHYSAELARLPRWLVLNKVDLLGPEALSALRERASAKLGPEQPVFAISAATGAGVAALVQAVMRDIERRAESGEGVGDDDGRDA, from the coding sequence ATGAAATTCATCGACGAAGCGACGATCACGGTGAAGGCCGGCGACGGAGGGAACGGCTGTGTCAGCTTCCGTCGTGAGAAGTACATTCCGTTCGGCGGTCCGGACGGCGGCGACGGCGGCGACGGCGGGAGTGTCTGGCTGGTCGGTGATTCCGGGTTGAACACGCTCGCCGATTTCCGGTTTCAGCGCCGGTTCGAGGCCGAGCGCGGCGAGAACGGTCACGGGCGCAACCGCACGGGGCGCTCCGGCGTCGATCTGGAGGTCCCGGTGCCGGTCGGGACGCAGGTCTTCGATGCGGAAACCGGCGAGATGATTGGCGACGTGACGCGTCCGGGTCAGCGGCTGCTGGTGGCGCAGGGCGGCTTCCACGGTCTGGGCAACACCCGCTACAAGAGTTCGACCAACCGCGCGCCGCGACAAAGCAAGCCCGGTACCCCGGGCGATCTCCGCAGCCTGAAGCTCGAGCTCAAGGTGCTGGCCGACGTCGGTCTGCTCGGTCTGCCCAACGCGGGCAAATCGACGCTGCTCCAGCAGGTTTCGGCCGCCGAACCGAAGATCGCCGATTACCCGTTTACTACGCTGCATCCGCAGCTCGGGGTGGTGCGCGTGGGACCGACCCAGAGCTTCGTGATGGCGGACATTCCCGGGCTGATCGAGGGTGCAGCCGAAGGCGCGGGGCTGGGCATCCGGTTTCTGAAACACCTGGCGCGCACCCGGCTGCTGCTGCATCTGGTCGACGTCGCGCCGCCCGACCCGGATCTGGATCCGCTGGAAGCGGTGGATACCGTGGTCGCGGAACTGGAGCATTATAGTGCCGAACTGGCCCGGTTGCCGCGCTGGCTGGTGCTGAACAAGGTCGATCTGCTCGGGCCCGAGGCGCTGTCTGCGCTGCGCGAGCGGGCGTCGGCGAAGCTCGGGCCGGAGCAGCCCGTGTTCGCGATTTCCGCGGCCACCGGCGCTGGCGTTGCGGCGCTGGTGCAGGCGGTGATGCGCGATATCGAGCGGCGCGCCGAGTCCGGGGAAGGCGTGGGCGACGACGATGGCCGCGATGCGTAA
- the proB gene encoding glutamate 5-kinase: MAAMRNGFPRVRRVVIKIGSALITGDGTGLDRAALTGWAREIAELRQQGYEVVLVSSGAVAEGMHRLGMRERPHALHLLQAAAAVGQMGLIRAYEREFSGHGLHAAQVLLTHDDLADRARYLNARSTIQALLGLGTIPVVNENDTVANDEIRLGDNDTLGALVANLLVADLLLILTDQHGLFDRDPRAHADARLIEEGKASDPALHGYVSSSFGRLGRGGMATKLLAAERAARSGTHTVIAFGRLPEVVARVVRGENIGTWLKPDREPLAARKRWIADQLHSRGELRLDAGAARVLRESGRSLLPVGVVDVQGGFRRGDVVTCMDPEGQPIARGLCNYGSDEVRRIRGLKADRVESVLGYVAEPELIHRDNLVLL; encoded by the coding sequence ATGGCCGCGATGCGTAACGGCTTTCCGCGGGTCCGGCGCGTCGTGATCAAGATCGGCAGCGCGCTGATCACCGGCGACGGTACCGGGCTCGACCGGGCGGCACTGACCGGCTGGGCGCGCGAGATCGCTGAACTTCGGCAGCAGGGGTACGAGGTGGTGCTGGTGTCCAGCGGAGCGGTTGCCGAGGGCATGCACCGCCTCGGCATGCGCGAGCGCCCGCATGCGCTGCATCTGCTGCAGGCGGCCGCCGCGGTGGGCCAGATGGGGCTGATCCGGGCCTACGAGCGCGAGTTCTCAGGCCATGGCCTGCACGCCGCGCAGGTCCTGCTGACCCACGACGATCTGGCCGATCGCGCGCGCTACCTGAACGCCCGCAGCACCATCCAGGCGCTGCTCGGGCTCGGCACGATCCCGGTCGTGAACGAAAACGACACCGTCGCGAACGACGAGATCCGCCTGGGGGACAACGACACGCTCGGCGCGCTGGTTGCGAACCTGCTGGTCGCGGATCTGCTGCTGATCCTGACCGACCAGCACGGGCTGTTCGACCGGGATCCCCGCGCCCACGCGGACGCCCGATTGATCGAGGAAGGCAAGGCCTCGGACCCCGCGCTGCACGGCTACGTGTCGAGCAGCTTCGGGCGGCTGGGGCGGGGTGGGATGGCGACCAAGTTGCTGGCGGCCGAACGCGCGGCCCGTTCCGGAACGCACACGGTGATCGCGTTCGGTCGCCTGCCGGAGGTGGTGGCGCGCGTCGTTCGTGGCGAAAATATCGGCACCTGGCTGAAGCCGGACCGCGAACCGCTGGCCGCGCGCAAGCGCTGGATTGCGGATCAGTTGCACTCGCGCGGCGAACTGCGGCTGGATGCCGGTGCGGCGCGGGTGTTGCGGGAATCGGGGCGCAGCCTGCTGCCGGTGGGCGTGGTCGATGTGCAGGGCGGGTTTCGCCGCGGCGATGTGGTGACCTGCATGGATCCCGAGGGGCAGCCGATCGCGCGGGGGCTTTGCAACTACGGGTCTGACGAGGTCCGGCGCATCCGCGGCCTCAAGGCCGATCGGGTCGAGTCGGTGCTGGGGTATGTCGCCGAGCCCGAATTGATTCATCGCGACAATCTGGTGCTGCTGTAA
- the rpsT gene encoding 30S ribosomal protein S20, giving the protein MANIASARKRARQAVKNRAHNMALRSRFRTSVKNVLKAIRSGDSASATSAYRQAVPVIDSTVSKGLIHRNKAARHKSRLNARIREMGQA; this is encoded by the coding sequence TTGGCGAACATCGCATCCGCACGCAAGCGCGCGCGACAGGCAGTGAAGAACCGCGCCCACAACATGGCGCTGCGTTCCCGTTTCCGCACGTCGGTCAAGAACGTGCTGAAGGCCATTCGCTCCGGCGATTCGGCAAGCGCCACCAGCGCGTATCGGCAGGCCGTGCCGGTGATCGATTCCACCGTCAGCAAGGGCCTGATTCACCGGAACAAGGCCGCGCGCCACAAGAGCCGGCTGAACGCCCGGATCCGGGAGATGGGCCAGGCCTGA
- a CDS encoding DsrE family protein: MTKTGTFGTRARSSGWLGMAVLLAAATLMLVAAPKAASAAEARVVYHADFADPRRFSAMLTSINNMVMHYDDNFIDYDVRIVFVAHGIRFVTDDTLEGTPFAEDEQLREDRSTLRGRLQSLNSLHNVRLELCEITQNSVGLAGDAVYDAVDFIPSGVVRIAELQNEQGFAYVKVE, encoded by the coding sequence ATGACGAAGACTGGAACTTTCGGAACGCGTGCCCGTTCCTCCGGCTGGCTGGGCATGGCGGTGCTGCTGGCCGCCGCGACCCTGATGCTGGTGGCGGCGCCGAAGGCCGCGAGTGCGGCCGAGGCGCGCGTCGTCTACCACGCGGACTTTGCAGATCCCCGGCGCTTCTCGGCGATGCTGACCAGCATCAACAACATGGTGATGCACTACGACGACAACTTCATCGACTACGACGTGCGCATCGTGTTCGTTGCGCATGGGATCCGGTTTGTCACCGACGACACGCTGGAGGGCACGCCGTTCGCCGAGGACGAGCAGCTGCGCGAGGACCGGTCCACGCTGCGCGGGCGCCTGCAGTCGCTGAACAGCCTGCACAACGTGCGCCTCGAGCTCTGCGAGATCACCCAGAACTCGGTCGGCCTGGCTGGGGACGCGGTCTACGACGCGGTGGATTTCATTCCCTCCGGTGTGGTGCGGATTGCCGAGTTGCAGAACGAGCAAGGCTTCGCCTACGTGAAGGTCGAATGA
- the murJ gene encoding murein biosynthesis integral membrane protein MurJ gives MNRIFRSTAIVSGMTLISRVLGYLRDMVLAVTFGAGATTDAFFVAFRIPNFFRRLFAEGAFSQAFVPVFAEYREKHGRVPLRDLLDHTAGALLAALTLVTLIGVLAAPWLIWVFAPGLAQAEGRQDLAVQMLRITFPYLLFISLTAMAAGILNSIGRFAVPAFTPVFLNLALIAAALWAAPMFPEPVVALAWGVFVAGMLQLAFQVPFLLRAGLLPRPRFRRAHAGVRKIVRLMLPAILGTSVVQINLLVDTVIASFLVAGSISWLYFGDRFVELPLALFGIAIATVILPRLSGEHSRADAAAFGRTLDWALRLSLLVALPAAAGLIVLAVPILATLIQYSAFTEHDTRMAAMALAAYALGLPAFILIKVLAPGFFARQDTKTPVKIAVIAMLANMGLNALFVLPWYLSGVPGAHAGLALATSASAYLNAGLLYRGLRREGIYRPGPALPGFQRGLWTALAVMVAVLALAAPGWGQWSDWSAAQRGLVLSGLIAAGTGSFLAVLLLAGLRPRQFLLRDA, from the coding sequence GTGAACCGCATCTTCCGTTCCACCGCGATCGTCAGCGGGATGACGCTGATCTCTCGCGTTCTCGGCTACCTGCGCGACATGGTGCTGGCGGTCACCTTCGGCGCGGGTGCCACGACCGACGCGTTCTTCGTCGCGTTTCGGATTCCGAACTTCTTTCGCCGCCTGTTCGCCGAGGGAGCGTTCTCGCAGGCCTTCGTGCCGGTGTTCGCCGAGTACCGCGAGAAGCATGGGCGCGTGCCCTTGCGCGACCTGCTCGATCATACCGCCGGAGCATTATTGGCTGCGCTGACCCTGGTCACGCTGATCGGCGTGTTGGCCGCGCCCTGGCTGATCTGGGTGTTCGCGCCCGGTCTGGCTCAGGCCGAGGGGCGCCAGGATCTCGCGGTGCAGATGCTGCGCATCACCTTCCCCTACCTGCTGTTCATCTCGCTGACCGCGATGGCTGCCGGAATCCTGAACAGCATCGGGCGCTTTGCGGTGCCGGCTTTCACGCCGGTATTTCTGAACCTGGCATTGATTGCCGCGGCGCTCTGGGCCGCGCCGATGTTCCCGGAGCCGGTAGTGGCGCTGGCCTGGGGTGTGTTCGTCGCCGGCATGCTGCAACTGGCCTTTCAGGTGCCGTTTCTGCTGCGCGCGGGCCTGCTGCCCAGGCCGCGTTTCCGGCGCGCACACGCGGGGGTGCGCAAGATCGTGCGGCTGATGCTGCCTGCGATCCTGGGCACTTCGGTGGTTCAGATCAACCTGCTGGTCGACACGGTGATCGCGTCGTTCCTGGTGGCGGGTTCGATCTCCTGGCTGTATTTCGGAGACCGTTTCGTCGAATTGCCGCTGGCGCTGTTCGGAATCGCGATCGCGACCGTGATCCTGCCGCGGCTGTCGGGCGAGCATTCGCGCGCCGATGCGGCCGCGTTCGGGCGTACGCTGGACTGGGCGTTGCGGCTGTCGCTGCTGGTCGCGTTGCCTGCCGCGGCTGGCCTGATCGTGCTGGCGGTGCCGATCCTCGCGACGCTGATCCAGTACAGCGCCTTTACCGAGCACGACACCCGGATGGCGGCGATGGCGCTGGCCGCGTATGCGCTGGGTCTGCCGGCGTTCATCCTGATCAAGGTGCTGGCGCCGGGCTTCTTCGCGCGGCAGGACACGAAGACCCCGGTGAAGATCGCGGTGATCGCGATGCTCGCGAACATGGGGCTGAACGCGCTGTTCGTCCTGCCCTGGTACCTGTCCGGCGTTCCCGGCGCGCATGCCGGCCTGGCGCTGGCCACGTCCGCCTCGGCCTATCTGAACGCGGGTTTGCTGTATCGCGGGCTGCGGCGCGAGGGCATCTACCGCCCCGGCCCGGCGCTGCCCGGGTTCCAGCGCGGCCTGTGGACGGCGCTGGCGGTGATGGTGGCGGTGCTCGCGCTGGCCGCTCCGGGCTGGGGGCAGTGGTCGGACTGGAGCGCGGCGCAGCGCGGGCTGGTGTTGTCGGGCCTGATCGCTGCCGGCACCGGCAGTTTCCTCGCGGTGCTGCTGCTGGCCGGGCTGCGCCCGCGCCAGTTCCTGCTGCGCGATGCCTGA
- the ribF gene encoding bifunctional riboflavin kinase/FAD synthetase, with product MRLLRGLAFRGPVYSGAAVTIGNFDGFHRGHQAVVSRLLDAGARLNAPTVLITFEPLPLEFFAPERAPGRLQRLRDRIDFLRTTGLDAVWLMRFGPGLAGLAAEAFVERVLRDTLAARHVLVGDDFRFGKGRTGDYALLERMGAEMGFSVEATPTLSDGAGRISSTRVRAAAQEGDFDAVARLLGRPYALCGRVSHGDKRGRVIGFPTANLRLGPQPLALRGVFAGWLFLRGGARMAAVTNIGWRPTVAGREQRLEAHVLDASPDLYGQLVRFEPLAQLRGEQRFESLDALKSQIERDVAGARAVFAHHSLHQPA from the coding sequence ATGCGGCTGTTGCGCGGCTTGGCCTTCCGCGGGCCGGTGTATTCCGGCGCGGCGGTCACAATCGGGAACTTCGACGGCTTCCATCGCGGGCACCAGGCGGTGGTCTCCCGGCTGCTCGACGCCGGTGCGCGGCTGAATGCGCCCACCGTACTGATCACCTTCGAGCCGTTGCCGCTGGAATTCTTTGCGCCGGAGCGCGCGCCGGGCCGGCTGCAGCGCCTGCGTGACCGCATCGATTTTCTGCGCACCACCGGTCTGGATGCGGTCTGGCTGATGCGCTTCGGCCCCGGCCTGGCCGGTTTGGCGGCCGAAGCCTTCGTGGAACGCGTGCTGCGCGACACCCTGGCCGCCCGGCACGTGCTGGTCGGCGACGACTTCCGTTTCGGCAAGGGCCGAACCGGCGACTATGCATTGCTCGAGCGGATGGGTGCCGAGATGGGCTTTTCGGTGGAAGCGACCCCGACACTCAGCGACGGCGCGGGACGCATCAGCAGCACGCGCGTGCGCGCCGCTGCGCAGGAAGGCGACTTCGATGCCGTGGCCCGGCTGCTCGGGCGCCCCTACGCGCTCTGCGGCCGGGTTTCACACGGCGACAAGCGCGGCCGCGTGATCGGCTTCCCGACCGCCAACCTGCGCCTGGGCCCGCAGCCGTTGGCGTTGCGCGGGGTGTTTGCGGGTTGGCTGTTCCTGCGCGGCGGCGCACGCATGGCAGCGGTGACGAACATCGGCTGGCGGCCCACGGTCGCTGGCCGTGAACAGCGCCTGGAAGCGCATGTGCTGGACGCCAGCCCGGACCTGTACGGCCAGCTGGTGCGGTTCGAACCGCTGGCCCAGTTGCGCGGCGAACAGCGTTTCGAGTCGCTGGACGCGCTGAAATCCCAGATCGAGCGCGATGTCGCCGGCGCCCGCGCGGTGTTCGCGCATCACTCACTGCATCAGCCGGCCTGA